The Methylotenera sp. G11 genome includes a window with the following:
- a CDS encoding lipid-A-disaccharide synthase N-terminal domain-containing protein, which yields MHHGLGYYLSHLTSEWGKYFTGMNTVDLIWLVIGLLGQSMFMMRFIVQWIHSEKHQKSVIPESFWYLSLIGGLVVLAYGIHRVEPVIILGQLPGTFVYVRNLMFIHRDKKKRASIME from the coding sequence ATGCATCACGGATTAGGCTACTACCTTAGCCACCTTACTTCAGAGTGGGGCAAATACTTCACGGGCATGAACACAGTGGATTTAATCTGGCTGGTCATCGGCTTATTAGGCCAGTCCATGTTTATGATGCGGTTCATTGTGCAATGGATCCATAGTGAGAAACATCAGAAAAGTGTTATCCCCGAGAGTTTCTGGTATCTAAGCCTGATTGGCGGGCTTGTCGTGCTGGCTTATGGCATTCACAGGGTGGAGCCGGTCATTATCCTTGGCCAGTTGCCCGGCACCTTCGTATACGTACGCAACCTGATGTTCATACATCGCGATAAGAAAAAACGCGCCAGCATCATGGAGTGA